The Argentina anserina chromosome 3, drPotAnse1.1, whole genome shotgun sequence genome includes a region encoding these proteins:
- the LOC126788231 gene encoding uncharacterized protein LOC126788231 has product MARIPANTAQELLAASFSGMVFGFLEDGCQEFEQSYSSSDGGQSSQENEAMFDMDDDQEDAGEDEKDKKFWENQNQILQATLCRTSSLETTIRSVTKEAVRESAGAGVCGCGKAASGCRSCLMREVCGRLCNAGYDSAICKSRWRSSPDIPSGEHTFLDVVDNSSSRKGQVRVIIELNFRAEFEMARASDKYNRLVQRLPEIFVSKVERLQNLIKILCSAAKKCMKEKKMHMGPWRKQKYMQAKWLGACKRTTSTPPFSMGQSDRLRLRPKSSMLTVDLLGEIMPNMHCAAVAVV; this is encoded by the exons ATGGCCAGAATTCCGGCAAACACTGCACAGGAGCTGTTGGCAGCGAGCTTCTCCGGCATGGTTTTCGGGTTTCTGGAAGATGGATGTCAAGAATTCGAGCAGAGTTACAGCAGCAGCGACGGGGGCCAGAGTagtcaagaaaatgaagcgaTGTTTGACATGGACGATGATCAAGAGGATGCCGGAGAGGATGAGAAGGATAAGAAGTTTTGGGAGAACCAGAACCAGATTTTACAA GCCACGTTGTGTAGGACTAGTTCTCTAGAGACGACGATTAGGAGTGTGACGAAGGAGGCGGTGAGAGAATCGGCAGGAGCTGGGGTATGCGGTTGTGGGAAGGCTGCGAGTGGTTGCCGGAGTTGCCTTATGAGGGAAGTTTGCGGCAGGCTTTGCAATGCTGGTTACGACAGTGCTATATGCAAGTCCAGGTGGAGAAGCTCGCCGGATATTCCTTCAG GCGAGCACACATTTTTGGATGTAGTGGACAATTCAAGCTCCAGGAAAGGACAGGTGAGGGTGATCATAGAACTCAACTTCAGAGCCGAGTTTGAGATGGCCAGAGCAAGCGATAAATACAACAGATTGGTGCAACGACTTCCCGAAATCTTTGTCAGCAAGGTTGAGAGACttcaaaatttgatcaaaatttTGTGTTCGGCTGCCAAGAAGTGcatgaaggagaagaaaatgcACATGGGGCCGTGGAGAAAGCAGAAGTACATGCAAGCTAAATGGCTTGGTGCGTGCAAGAGAACGACGTCAACACCACCTTTCTCAATGGGGCAATCGGATCGGCTGCGTCTGAGGCCGAAGTCATCAATGCTAACTGTTGATTTGCTAGGGGAGATAATGCCTAATATGCATTGCGCAGCGGTTGCAGTTGTGTGA